A DNA window from Aythya fuligula isolate bAytFul2 chromosome 4, bAytFul2.pri, whole genome shotgun sequence contains the following coding sequences:
- the POLR1A gene encoding DNA-directed RNA polymerase I subunit RPA1: MRPPKVVPWWRFARVSFGMYTAEEIRKLSVKAITDPQYLDNVGNPSVNGLYDLALGPPDSKEACATCMQNFSNCPGHFGHIELPLTVYNPLFFDKLYLLIRGSCLNCHMLTCTRAVVHLLLSQLKVLENGLLHAVHDLEVVLNRFLEQSADATALEIEEELNHHVHEMLQSQEPSDQCSNVKNVCECRNKLIAQFWKAHMTSKRCPNCKSRRSLVRKEHNSKLTVTYPSTVYRKSGEKGTVDEPAAIDETQLGKRGYLTPMTAKEFIMSLWKNEGFFLRYLFPGMDSDKSSGFSPDMFFLDLLVVPPSRYRPVNRIGDRMFTNGQTVNLQAVMKDAKLIRKLLVFMAKEQCQPIKTVEGETQTETGESNEPLDHSVLATIPGQTIADKLYNTWVRLQAHVNIVFDSDMDKLMTEKYPGIRQLLEKKEGLFRKHMMGKRVDFAARSVICPDMYIGTNEIGIPMVFATKLTYPQPVTPWNVKELRQAVINGPKVHPGASMVINEDGSRTVLSASSLTQREAIAKQLLTPSSGAPPTGLKIVCRHIKTGDVLLLNRQPTLHRPSIQAHRARILPGEKVLRLHYANCKAYNADFDGDEMNAHFPQSELGRAEAYTLAFTDEQYLVPKDGKPLPGLIQDHMISGVSMTTRGCFFTREQYMELVYRGLTDKKGRIKVFPPAIMKPQRLWTGKQVVSTLLINIIPENHVPLNLTGKAKIGGKAWIKGPANRCLNLDSMCESQVIIRNGELLCGVLDKAHFGSSAYGLVHCCYEIYGGETSGKVLTCLGRLFTAYLQLYRGFTMGIEDILVKPEADQKRQKIIEKSNQHGIEAVRAALNLPETTSCEEVQGKWQDAHLCKDQRDFNMVDLKFKEEVNNYNNEVNKVCMPLGLHRSFPENNLQLMVQSGAKGSTVNTVQISCLLGQIELEGRRPPLMASGKSLPCFQPYDFSPSSGGFVTGRFLTGIKPSEFFFHCMAGREGLVDTAVKTSRSGYLQRCIIKHLEGLVVQYDLTVRDSDGSVVQFLYGEDGLDIPKTQFLQPEQFPFIAENYEVIQKANHLDEALARMESHQANQQFKAIRKWQARHQGSVQREGGFLMFSQKKMASVKAQMPAGESKNGRDPATLQLLKMWYELDEKKRRKYQKKTKKCPDPSLAVWRPDTHFASVSETFENGVRDYIKKWECENSGSCMQPALSSDRLKDLLYLKWQRSLCDPGEAVGLLAAQSIGEPSTQMTLNTFHFAGRGEMNVTLGIPRLREILMVASANIKTPTMSVPVLNTKKAHKKVKQLKKQLTRVSLAEVLQKVELEESLRVKSKQDRHRLYKIKFYFLPHEYYREEKCVKPRDILHFMETRFFKIVLETIKRKNAKMASFTEVSTRKATRKDLDGDGDKAQSSQEAPEEEEKIVDAEADEGDGDATEAKRRKNQEEEVDYESEEENAEENVAENPEDEEAESDKEEERAQGADEGDENGADGDDPQHLSFMSQTKKERNLLLKSAEMRINAVLNSHPSIQDYTFDTENELWCEVSLTLPLMKVYFDLSSLLLSLARNTVIHEVKGITRCLLNESTNKQGEKELILHTEGINLAELFRYSDILDLNRLYSNDIHAMAKHYGIESALRVLIKEIKDVFAVYGIVVDPRHLSLVADYMCFEGVYKPLNRFGIQSSSSPLQQMTFETSYKFLKEATMMGAYDELRSPSACLVLGKVVKGGTGLFDLKQPLT, encoded by the exons ATGAGGCCGCCCAAGGTGGTGCCGTGGTGGCGGTTCGCCAGGGTGTCCTTCGGGATGTACACGGCTGAGGAGATCAG GAAGCTGAGTGTGAAAGCCATAACAGATCCTCAGTACCTGGATAATGTGGGCAATCCGTCTGTCAACGGGCTGTACGACCTGGCGTTGGGACCTCCAGATTCCAAAGAAGCCTGTGCAACTTGCATGCAGAACTTCAGCAACTGCCCGGGTCATTTTGGCCACATAGAGCTGCCTCTGACTGTCTACAACCCCCTGTTTTTTGAT aaattATACCTTCTAATTCGAGGTTCTTGTTTGAACTGTCACATGCTGACATGTACTCGAGCTGTGGTTCACTTACTACTGAGTCAGCTGAAGGTTCTGGAGAACGGGCTGCTTCATGCTGTCCATGATCTTGAAGTTGTCCTGAACAGG tttttagaGCAAAGTGCAGATGCAACAGCTCTAGAAATTGAAGAAGAGTTAAACCACCATGTCCATGAAATGTTGCAAAGCCAAGAACCAAGCGATCAGTGTTCAAAT gtaaaaaatgtttgtgagtGTAGAAATAAACTGATAGCACAATTCTGGAAAGCACATATGACTTCAAAGAGATGCCCAAACTGCAA atctAGAAGGTCACTGGTGCGAAAAGAACATAACAGCAAGCTGACAGTAACTTATCCTTCCACAGTGTATCGTAAGTCAGGAGAGAAAGGCACCGTGGATGAGCCAGCAG ctattgATGAAACACAATTAGGGAAGAGAGGGTACCTGACACCAATGACTGCCAAGGAGTTCATCATGTCTCTGTGGAAGAATGAAG gtttctttttgcGTTACCTCTTTCCTGGGATGGATTCTGATAAGAGTTCAGGATTTAGTCCAGATATGTTTTTTTTAGATCTGCTTGTAGTTCCGCcttcaag GTATCGTCCTGTGAATCGTATTGGAGACCGGATGTTTACGAACGGTCAGACGGTCAACCTGCAGGCTGTCATGAAGGATGCCAAACTGATACGGAAGCTCTTGGTTTTCATGGCAAAAGAACAATGTCAGCCAATTAAAACTGTAGAAGGTGAAACCCAAACA GAGACCGGTGAGAGTAATGAACCTCTGGACCATTCTGTCCTGGCTACAATTCCAGGACAGACGATTGCAGATAAGCTTTACAACACCTGGGTTCGTCTTCAGGCTCACGTCAACATTGTCTTTGACAGTGACATGGACAAACTAATGACTGAAAAATACCCTGGTATTCGTcag ctattggagaaaaaggaaggactCTTCCGCAAGCACATGATGGGAAAACGTGTGGATTTTGCAGCTCGATCAGTCATTTGCCCTGATATGTACATTGGCACCAATGAGATTGGCATTCCCATg GTATTTGCTACCAAACTGACCTACCCTCAGCCGGTCACTCCCTGGAACGTCAAAGAGCTGAGGCAAGCTGTCATAAACGGCCCAAAGGTTCACCCCGGGGCCTCCATGGTCATTAATGAGGACGGGTCTCGTACGGTGCTGAGTGCCAGCAGCCTGACCCAGAGGGAAGCCATAGCCAAGCAGCTTCTCACCCCTTCCTCAGGTGCACCCCCGACAGGACTGAAGATT GTTTGTCGTCACATTAAAACAGGAGATGTGCTTCTACTGAACCGCCAGCCCACTCTTCACAGACCCTCCATCCAAGCTCACCGGGCCAGAATCCTGCCTGGAGAAAAAGTGCTGAGGCTTCACTACGCCAACTGCAAGGCTTACAACGCTGATTTTGACGGCGATGAAATGAATGCCCATTTTCCACAAAGCGAGCTGGGTAGAGCAGAGGCCTACACTTTAGCCTTCACTGATGAACAGTATCTAGTTCCAAAG GATGGCAAACCACTTCCAGGACTGATCCAGGACCACATGATCTCTGGAGTCAGCATGACAACCCGGGGCTGCTTCTTCACGAGAGAGCAATACATGGAGCTTGTTTACCGGGGCCTGAcagacaaaaaaggaagaattaaagtATTTCCTCCTGCCATTATGAAACCACAGCGACTATGGACGGGAAAGCAG GTTGTTTCTACATTGCTAATAAACATCATTCCAGAAAATCACGTGCCACTGAATTTGACTGGAAAAGCTAAGATTGGTGGAAAAGCCTGGATAAAGGGACCTGCAAACAGATGTCTAAACCTTGATTCAATGTGTGAATCGCAG gttaTTATTAGAAATGGGGAATTACTTTGTGGCGTGTTGGACAAAGCTCACTTTGGCAGCTCTGCCTATGGCCTGGTCCACTGTTGCTATGAAATCTACGGGGGTGAAACGAGTGGGAAAGTGCTAACGTGTCTGGGACGCCTCTTCACTGCTTATCTGCAGCTCTACAGGGGATTTACAATGG GGATTGAAGATATCTTGGTTAAACCTGAAGCAGaccagaaaagacaaaaaatcattgaaaaatCAAACCAGCATGGTATTGAA gctgTTAGAGCTGCTCTTAATTTGCCAGAAACAACGTCATGTGAGGAGGTCCAAGGGAAATGGCAGGATGCCCATCTCTGCAAAGACCAGAGGGATTTTAACATGGTTGATCTGAAATTCAAGGAGGAAGTAAACAATTACAACAATGAAGTTAACAAG GTTTGTATGCCCCTTGGTCTGCACAGAAGCTTTCCGGAGAACAATTTGCAATTGATGGTACAGTCAGGAGCCAAAGGGTCCACTGTAAATACAGTACAG ATCTCTTGTTTGCTGGGCCAGATTGAGCTGGAAGGTCGAAGGCCCCCGCTGATGGCATCTGGCAAGTCTCTGCCGTGTTTCCAACCTTACGATTTCTCCCCTAGCTCAGGAGGATTTGTGACTGGCAGATTTCTCACTGGAATCAAACCATCT GAATTCTTCTTTCACTGCATGGCTGGCAGGGAAGGTCTTGTGGATACAGCTGTCAAAACCAGCCGTTCTGGGTACCTACAAAG GTGTATCATAAAACATCTGGAAGGACTGGTGGTTCAGTATGACCTGACTGTACGTGATAGCGATGGCAGCGTTGTGCAGTTTCTCTATGGAGAAGACGGCCTTGATATCCCTAAAACTCAGTTCTTACAGCCTGAGCAGTTTCCTTTCATTGCTGAAAACTATGAG GTGATCCAGAAAGCAAACCATTTGGATGAAGCTTTAGCAAGGATGGAGTCCCACCAAGCCAACCAGCAGTTCAAAGCCATAAGAAAGTGGCAAGCCAGGCACCAGGGCTCTGTGCAAAGAGAAGGaggttttctgatgttttcccagaagaaaatGGCAAGTGTGAAAGCACAGATGCcagcaggagaaagcaaaaatgGAAGAGATCCTGCTACTTTACAG ttacTGAAGATGTGGTATGAACTAGATGAGAAGAAGCGAAGAAAGTATCAAAAGAAGACCAAAAAGTGTCCTGACCCAAGCCTTGCAGTTTGGCGTCCAGATACACATTTTGCATCTGTTTCAGAAACATTCGAAAATGGAGTCAGAGATTATATCAAGAAATGGGAATGTGAGAACAGCGGAAGTTGCATGCAACCAGCACTTTCTTCTGATAG ATTAAAGGATTTGTTGTATTTAAAGTGGCAACGATCTCTTTGTGACCCAGGAGAAGCTGTGGGTCTTCTTGCAGCTCAGAGTATTGGGGAACCTTCCACACAGATGACTCTGAACACCTTCCATTTTGCTGGCAGAGGTGAAATGAATGTGACTTTGGGTATTCCAAG GTTGCGGGAAATACTGATGGTAGCCAGTGCAAATATTAAAACACCAACCATGAGCGTTCCTGTGCTTAATACCAAGAAAGCTCACAAGAAGGTGAAGCAGCTTAAGAAACAGCTCACAAGAGTGAGCTTAGCTGAG GTTTTACAGAAAGTTGAGTTAGAGGAATCCCTGCGTGTGAAGAGCAAGCAGGACAGGCATCGCCTCTACAAAATCAAATTCTACTTCTTGCCCCATGAGTATTACCGAGAGGAGAAATGTGTGAAGCCCAGGGACATCTTGCACTTCATGGAAACAAG ATTCTTTAAAATTGTCCTGGAAACAATTAAACGGAAGAATGCGAAGATGGCATCTTTTACTGAAGTCAGCACACGGAAAGCAACTCGGAAGGATTTAGATGGTGACGGAGACAAG GCACAAAGTAGTCAGGAAGCTCCcgaagaggaagagaagatcGTTGATGCAGAAGCTGATGAAGGGGATGGTGATGCTACAGAAGCAAAACGGAGGAAGAACCAGGAAGAAGAG GTTGATTATGagagtgaagaagaaaatgcagaagaaaatgttgctgAGAATCCAGAAGATGAAGAGGCTGAATCAGataaagaagaggagagggcTCAAGGTGCAGATGAAGGAGATGAGAATGGAGCAGATGGCGATGATCCTCAACATCTCTCCTTTATGTCTCAGactaaaaaagagagaaatctttTACTCAAGTCAGCGGAAATGCGAATAAATGCTGTCCTGAACAGTCACCCGTCAATACAGGATTACACGTTTGACACTGAAAATGAACTTTGGTGTGAG gtTTCGTTGACGCTTCCACTGATGAAGGTGTACTTCGATCTCTCctctttgcttctctctctggCACGGAACACGGTCATCCATGAAGTGAAGGGCATCACCCGGTGCTTGTTGAATGAAAGTACCAATAAGCAAGGAGAGAAAGAACTCATTCTGCATACTGAGGGGATAAATCTTGCAGAGCTGTTCAGATACTCTGAT atTTTGGACCTGAACAGGCTTTATTCCAATGATATTCATGCCATGGCTAAGCATTACGGTATTGAGTCTGCCCTGAGGGTCcttataaaggaaataaaagatgtgTTTGCTGTATATG GTATTGTGGTAGACCCTCGGCACCTTTCACTTGTGGCAGACTACATGTGTTTTGAAGGAGTTTATAAACCACTGAATCGCTTTGGAATCCAGTCCAGCTCCTCCCCTCTGCAACAGATGACGTTCGAAACCAGTTACAAATTCCTGAAGGAAGCAACAATGATGG